GCGGtctttccaccaccagcagaGGACTTTTGGTCGTGCGCTTTCTTGTCATCATGCCGCGCGTTTCCATGACGTCGAGGAATTTGGTGCGCGCTCCCGCCGGGTTCGCCACTCTCCTGCTTCGCGGATAACTCATCCGGTTCCTGTGGCAAGctcaatttctttccttgCTATGGTCCATACCTCCTCCCGCTCTCATTACAAATCCCGCGTTGACGGCCTGTTACATTCTCTCCCTCGGAGATCACTGAAGCTTGCAACGACCCCAGTCACGACGTCCTTGCATTCCCGGCGCCTAACAGGAGGCTCGCGTGGCACAGTGGGTACATCACAGGCCGCGAACATGCCGGTAGACGTGAAGCTTGAAAATGGGGACAGCGTGAACTCGCCGAGTGAGGAAAATGTCGTGCAGGCTCAGGCGCGTACTTCGGACTTACCTCCAGATGTTCCGCCAGACCCCGAATCGGACGAGGACGTGCCTGTTCAGCCTGAGGAGCTCCAGGAGGCTCTATCAAGACCCCCGCCTGTTAACAGTAGTTATCTGCCCCTCCCTTGGAAGGGCAGATTAGGATATGTAAGTGATAACCATTGGCCAACTTTTCATTATTGTGTCTTTCTCGTATGAGTTCATCTCTTATGGCTAGTAGGCATGTCTGAATACATATCTACGATACTCAAACCCTCCTGTTTTCTGCTCCCGAACTTGTCGCATCGCCTCGATTTTAGAGAATCGCCACCCGCTTTTAGACCCCTCTCAACCTGCCCATCCGACGAAGAACCGCCCGGACCGGAGCCAGACACCTGATATTGCACGGGGCCAAGCATTTGTTGAAGCATTGGGACTCGCCAATGCACGGGATCTCACAAAGATCCTGCGCTGGAATGACCGCTATGGAATCAAGTTCATGCGACTGAGTAGTGAAATGTTCCCGTTTGCCAGCCACAAGGAGTATGGATATAGATTAGCTCCTTTTGCATCCGAAGTTCTTGCAGAAGCAGGACGGGTCATTGCCGAGCTTGGTCATAGGGTGAGCGTTCATCCCGGCCAATTCACTCAGCTAGGGTCTCCTAAGAATGAGGTCGTGGAGAGTTCGATACGAGATCTAGAGTATCACTCCGAAATGCTGCAGTTGCTTCAGCTGCCTCCCCAACAAGATAGGGATGCGGTCATGATTCTCCACATGGGCGGTGTGTTTGGTGATAAGGAGGCAACCTTGAACCGGTTTCGGGAGAATTATCAACCTCTCTCgcaggatatcaagaatCGACTTGTTTTGGAAAACGATGATGTTAGCTGGTCGGTACATGATTTGTTGCCTATATGCGAAGAATTGAATATACCGCTTGTGCTggacttccaccaccacaacatCATTTTCGACTCAACACAAGTCCGTGAAGGGACTCAGGACATCATGGGGCTCTTTGATAGAATTAAGGCTACATGGACTAGGAAGGGCATCACTCAGAAGATGCACTATTCGGAGCCGACACCTTCTGCTATCACGAACCGTCAGCGGCGAAAGCATAGCGATCGCGTGTCCACCTTGCCT
The sequence above is a segment of the Aspergillus oryzae RIB40 DNA, chromosome 3 genome. Coding sequences within it:
- a CDS encoding UV-endonuclease UVE-1 (UV damage repair endonuclease); the encoded protein is MPVDVKLENGDSVNSPSEENVVQAQARTSDLPPDVPPDPESDEDVPVQPEELQEALSRPPPVNSSYLPLPWKGRLGYACLNTYLRYSNPPVFCSRTCRIASILENRHPLLDPSQPAHPTKNRPDRSQTPDIARGQAFVEALGLANARDLTKILRWNDRYGIKFMRLSSEMFPFASHKEYGYRLAPFASEVLAEAGRVIAELGHRVSVHPGQFTQLGSPKNEVVESSIRDLEYHSEMLQLLQLPPQQDRDAVMILHMGGVFGDKEATLNRFRENYQPLSQDIKNRLVLENDDVSWSVHDLLPICEELNIPLVLDFHHHNIIFDSTQVREGTQDIMGLFDRIKATWTRKGITQKMHYSEPTPSAITNRQRRKHSDRVSTLPPCDPTMDLMIEAKDKEQAVFELMRTFKLPGHELFNDMIPHVRTDENKPFKPPRKSTKKNGGFVDLEGHVPPAPTVPEEVVGMGGPERRVYWPPTMEEWLRPKKVIRTKAAQSPRRPRQTKKVDSGVEESLEQDGEVASTALTTPASTPASKTPQRIQRTSSVKKMMMLCPKLLSSRDLGALGSVEVVERSQSVTLKTANLYDHTSIKPYCVLTPLTQLCINAILGEVPEV